One region of gamma proteobacterium HIMB55 genomic DNA includes:
- a CDS encoding acetylornithine deacetylase ArgE (PFAM: Peptidase family M20/M25/M40; Peptidase dimerisation domain~TIGRFAM: acetylornithine deacetylase (ArgE)), producing the protein MPTSEQQIVKRVSELVAADSVSSPDPSWDSSNRRVISHITNYAEQDGWSVDVQSLEETADGKANLIATLGEVASDASEPAGLVLSGHTDTVPFDAGGWNSDPLGLTERDGRLYGLGSTDMKGFFAIALEAASAFDPKDLKAPLYLLATADEESTMRGARSLRKDHLPLARAAVVGEPTDLRPMRMHKGIMMQGVKLRGQSGHSSDPSLGNNVIDALPTLLSVLSSYRDELATKFRCELMAVPVPTINFGCVHGGDSPNRICGELDFSFDVRMLPGLEYQDVERDLNARLVEIAAQHDIDIEMRRLVEPVPAFEQAAESELVVACEQASGHASDAVNFATEAPFLKSLGLETIVMGPGSIDVAHQPNEYMPMDQIQPAIDTLRELIRRYCL; encoded by the coding sequence ATGCCTACCAGTGAACAGCAAATCGTTAAACGTGTCTCCGAACTCGTTGCGGCCGACTCAGTTAGCTCGCCTGATCCGAGTTGGGATAGCAGCAATCGACGTGTGATATCGCACATCACTAATTACGCAGAGCAAGACGGTTGGTCAGTGGATGTCCAGTCACTTGAGGAGACAGCCGATGGCAAGGCCAATCTCATTGCTACGCTTGGAGAGGTCGCATCTGACGCCTCAGAACCGGCTGGACTGGTCTTATCAGGGCATACTGATACGGTGCCTTTCGACGCGGGCGGATGGAATTCTGACCCACTGGGCCTAACCGAGCGCGACGGACGGCTTTATGGTCTCGGTAGTACTGATATGAAGGGGTTCTTCGCGATTGCGCTCGAGGCGGCGTCTGCCTTCGATCCCAAGGACTTAAAAGCGCCGCTATATCTTCTTGCCACGGCAGACGAGGAGAGCACGATGCGCGGAGCGCGCTCGCTGCGAAAGGACCATCTCCCACTCGCGCGTGCCGCTGTGGTGGGAGAGCCGACAGACTTGCGACCAATGCGAATGCACAAGGGCATTATGATGCAAGGGGTCAAGCTGCGTGGGCAAAGCGGTCATTCCTCTGACCCCAGCCTTGGTAACAATGTCATCGATGCACTCCCAACGCTTCTTTCTGTTTTATCGAGCTATCGAGATGAGCTCGCCACAAAATTTCGTTGTGAGTTGATGGCTGTACCCGTGCCCACGATCAATTTTGGCTGTGTCCACGGGGGCGATAGCCCCAATCGTATCTGTGGTGAACTCGATTTTAGTTTCGACGTGCGCATGTTGCCCGGTCTCGAATATCAGGATGTGGAGCGAGATTTGAATGCGCGCCTTGTCGAGATCGCTGCTCAACACGATATTGATATCGAGATGCGTCGTCTGGTCGAGCCAGTCCCCGCTTTTGAGCAGGCGGCCGAAAGCGAGTTGGTGGTTGCTTGTGAGCAGGCTTCAGGCCATGCGTCGGACGCCGTAAATTTCGCAACTGAAGCGCCTTTTCTTAAGTCGTTGGGCCTCGAGACCATTGTTATGGGGCCAGGATCTATCGACGTGGCGCACCAACCCAATGAATATATGCCAATGGATCAGATACAGCCGGCCATTGACACGTTGCGCGAACTTATTCGGCGCTATTGTTTGTAA
- a CDS encoding galactose mutarotase-like enzyme (PFAM: Aldose 1-epimerase) — MTQSHRISLATSDQQRGISVDLLNRGATIAGIRVHGVGNLPEVDTVLRYASDSDYDADRFYLGSSVGPVANRLDGGRFDLPSGNFQLAINEPGRQNLLHGGDLGLHQQIFQPSPTRDSHRHVFSLALPHLSDGFPGDRLVTIRYELIDPTSLQCDFMASTDRPTVMNLANHAYFNLGGSLEAHELRIFATGYTPANDRQIPTGAIAGLSETTDKGDDLDFRDWRALRDQTLDHNFVLIGGAKLREAASLRLIESNLQLDVLSTQPAIQVYTGDGLASPFAPRDGICLEAQGFPDAPNQPAFPSILLEPGQTYRQRTVYRFSEIKDV; from the coding sequence ATGACCCAAAGCCACAGAATTTCACTCGCGACTTCAGACCAACAACGGGGTATCTCGGTTGATTTGCTCAACCGTGGTGCAACTATTGCAGGGATACGAGTGCACGGTGTGGGCAACCTACCTGAGGTCGATACGGTACTCAGGTACGCATCCGATTCTGATTATGATGCCGACCGGTTTTACCTTGGATCGAGCGTTGGCCCAGTAGCAAATCGTTTGGATGGTGGGCGTTTTGATCTACCCTCGGGCAATTTTCAGTTGGCAATCAACGAACCAGGTCGGCAAAACCTGCTTCATGGCGGCGACTTAGGTCTCCATCAGCAGATCTTTCAGCCATCGCCGACCCGTGACTCGCATCGGCACGTCTTCTCGCTTGCCCTACCCCATCTCTCAGATGGATTTCCCGGCGACCGCTTGGTAACGATTCGTTATGAGCTGATCGACCCAACGAGTCTGCAGTGCGACTTTATGGCTAGCACCGATCGACCTACGGTGATGAACCTTGCCAACCATGCTTACTTCAACTTAGGTGGTTCCCTCGAAGCACACGAACTCCGTATTTTTGCCACAGGCTACACACCTGCAAACGATCGGCAGATTCCGACCGGAGCCATTGCGGGGCTCTCGGAGACAACAGATAAGGGGGATGACTTGGACTTTCGTGACTGGCGGGCGCTTCGAGATCAGACTCTGGACCATAATTTCGTCTTAATTGGAGGCGCCAAGTTGCGGGAGGCTGCCAGCCTGAGACTCATAGAATCCAATTTGCAGCTCGATGTCCTAAGTACTCAGCCTGCTATTCAGGTTTATACGGGCGATGGATTAGCGTCGCCCTTTGCTCCAAGGGATGGTATTTGTCTTGAAGCTCAGGGGTTCCCAGACGCACCCAACCAACCTGCGTTTCCAAGCATCCTTCTGGAGCCTGGCCAGACGTATCGCCAGCGCACCGTCTACCGGTTTAGTGAAATTAAAGACGTGTAG
- a CDS encoding enoyl-CoA hydratase/carnithine racemase (PFAM: Enoyl-CoA hydratase/isomerase family), with protein sequence MTFETILYDVEDGILTITLNRPDRLNAFNNVMRDEVIAALDAADADDEVKAIIFTGSGRAFCAGADLGGGGDTFNYKPKDPGIPRDGGGLLTLRIYECLKPVISACNGPAVGIGATMQCAMDIRLASENAKYGFVFSKRGIVPEAASSWFLPRVVGISTALEWTFSGRVFKADEALQRGFVRTVYPADELLPAARALAKEFCNETSAVSVAMARQMMWKMLGADHPMEAHQVDSRGVYFTGKSADAQEGVKSFLEKRPASYPGKVSSDMPEFFPWWEERDFK encoded by the coding sequence ATGACTTTCGAAACCATTCTTTACGATGTTGAGGACGGAATACTCACGATCACACTAAATCGTCCCGACCGATTAAACGCCTTTAACAACGTTATGCGCGATGAAGTCATTGCAGCGCTCGATGCTGCGGATGCTGACGATGAGGTAAAGGCGATTATTTTCACCGGGTCGGGTCGGGCATTTTGTGCCGGCGCTGACCTTGGCGGCGGCGGAGATACGTTTAATTACAAGCCAAAAGATCCCGGCATCCCCCGCGATGGCGGTGGACTGCTCACGCTACGAATTTACGAGTGTCTGAAGCCAGTGATTTCAGCCTGCAACGGACCTGCAGTGGGTATCGGCGCGACCATGCAATGCGCCATGGATATTCGCCTGGCCTCGGAGAATGCAAAGTATGGCTTTGTGTTTTCTAAGCGAGGTATTGTTCCCGAGGCCGCATCCAGTTGGTTTCTTCCTCGCGTCGTGGGCATAAGCACTGCACTGGAGTGGACGTTCTCAGGGCGTGTATTCAAGGCGGACGAGGCACTACAGCGAGGGTTCGTGAGAACCGTCTATCCGGCAGATGAGCTGCTACCCGCTGCGCGAGCACTGGCAAAAGAGTTCTGTAATGAGACATCCGCGGTATCCGTTGCGATGGCGCGCCAGATGATGTGGAAAATGCTGGGTGCAGATCATCCTATGGAAGCACATCAGGTCGATTCCCGTGGTGTTTATTTCACAGGCAAGTCCGCAGACGCGCAGGAGGGCGTTAAATCATTCCTCGAGAAGCGCCCAGCGAGCTACCCGGGTAAGGTCAGTAGCGATATGCCCGAATTTTTCCCTTGGTGGGAAGAGCGTGACTTTAAATAG
- a CDS encoding Polyketide cyclase / dehydrase and lipid transport (PFAM: Polyketide cyclase / dehydrase and lipid transport) — protein MPVVIDHEFKASAEQLWEILGTPDRVDWVPGVTSCTFDGEVRSLDLPGAGAIKERILNHDSEARILEYSCFESPGALESHRAKMEITATDGGCRLQWQAEVKPEVIEPFIKGSMEGCITRLEEMLQ, from the coding sequence GTGCCAGTTGTCATTGATCACGAGTTCAAAGCTTCAGCCGAGCAACTTTGGGAAATCTTGGGCACGCCTGATCGTGTCGATTGGGTTCCAGGCGTAACAAGCTGCACGTTTGACGGCGAGGTTCGCTCACTCGATTTGCCGGGTGCTGGAGCCATTAAGGAGCGCATACTTAACCACGACAGCGAGGCGCGCATCCTGGAGTATTCCTGCTTTGAGAGTCCCGGTGCATTGGAGTCACACCGAGCAAAAATGGAAATCACAGCCACTGACGGTGGCTGTCGTTTGCAATGGCAGGCCGAGGTTAAGCCTGAGGTCATAGAGCCCTTCATTAAGGGCAGCATGGAAGGCTGTATTACTCGGCTTGAGGAAATGCTGCAGTAG
- a CDS encoding glutaredoxin-dependent arsenate reductase (PFAM: ArsC family~TIGRFAM: arsenate reductase (glutaredoxin)): protein MTTVTIWHNPRCSKSRAALAILEENGVTPTEFRYLETPPSKGDIITVLAALEMGARDIVRKGEAVYKSLNLSAQSTNEEILNALVENPILIERPIILSGDRAVIGRPPENVTSLL from the coding sequence ATGACAACAGTCACAATTTGGCACAATCCGCGCTGCTCGAAATCTCGCGCTGCATTGGCGATTCTTGAAGAGAACGGCGTAACACCTACAGAGTTCAGGTACCTCGAAACGCCGCCAAGTAAGGGCGACATCATTACAGTGCTGGCGGCGCTAGAGATGGGTGCGAGAGACATTGTTAGAAAGGGCGAAGCTGTCTACAAATCATTGAACCTTTCAGCACAGAGTACCAATGAGGAGATCCTGAACGCCCTCGTTGAAAATCCGATTTTAATTGAGCGCCCTATTATCCTCTCCGGAGACCGAGCGGTCATCGGAAGACCCCCCGAAAACGTCACGTCACTATTGTAG
- a CDS encoding putative threonine efflux protein (PFAM: LysE type translocator) — protein sequence MPDFQLLIAFFASAAVFAYAPGPSTLYAAAQTIAGGRKQGLQAAFGIHLGGYFHVAIVALGVASLFTAMPIAYTAMKVVGSVYLCVLGITMWRSTATRQIDQRTSTDAADSIERHVDGSNDTGAERTGGEKTLFQSALVEILNPKTAIFYLAFLPQFTDPAGAWPVSIQLLILGTIVNFLFSSADLLCVFFAERIVSIMANGQTSTSVASRIAGVLLILLGVNLFLT from the coding sequence ATGCCTGACTTCCAGTTACTAATCGCATTCTTCGCCTCCGCCGCAGTATTTGCCTACGCTCCCGGCCCTTCGACATTGTATGCAGCGGCTCAAACAATTGCAGGCGGGCGAAAGCAAGGGTTACAAGCTGCCTTCGGAATTCATCTCGGTGGCTACTTTCATGTGGCCATCGTAGCGCTGGGTGTAGCAAGTCTATTCACGGCGATGCCGATCGCTTACACAGCTATGAAAGTCGTTGGTAGCGTTTATCTGTGTGTGCTTGGAATCACTATGTGGCGGAGTACGGCCACTCGTCAGATCGATCAGCGTACCAGCACCGATGCCGCGGACTCAATTGAACGACACGTTGATGGATCTAACGACACTGGCGCCGAGCGTACCGGAGGCGAGAAAACACTTTTTCAAAGTGCACTGGTCGAAATTCTTAATCCCAAGACCGCCATCTTTTATCTCGCGTTTTTACCCCAATTCACAGATCCCGCAGGTGCATGGCCTGTTTCGATCCAGCTATTGATACTAGGGACAATTGTTAACTTCCTCTTCTCAAGCGCCGATTTACTATGTGTTTTCTTTGCGGAGAGAATCGTTTCAATAATGGCGAATGGGCAGACCAGTACCAGTGTGGCGAGTCGTATTGCCGGTGTGCTGCTGATATTGCTGGGCGTGAATCTATTTCTGACCTGA
- a CDS encoding preQ(0) biosynthesis protein QueD (PFAM: 6-pyruvoyl tetrahydropterin synthase~TIGRFAM: queuosine biosynthesis protein QueD; 6-pyruvoyl tetrahydropterin synthase/QueD family protein), which produces MELYADFRFEAAHRLPMVPEGHKCARLHGHSYFVRLGIAGEVNQDTGWVFDFEDIQEAFGPLYDQLDHHYLNEVEGLENPTSENLAQWIWSRLRPRLPELDYVEIRETCDFGCIYRGV; this is translated from the coding sequence GTGGAATTGTACGCAGACTTTCGATTCGAAGCCGCGCATCGGCTTCCCATGGTGCCTGAGGGACATAAATGCGCCCGCTTACACGGACACTCTTACTTCGTCCGACTTGGCATTGCCGGAGAGGTCAATCAAGACACCGGATGGGTGTTTGACTTCGAAGATATACAGGAAGCCTTCGGGCCTCTTTACGATCAACTAGACCATCACTACCTGAACGAGGTTGAGGGGTTGGAGAACCCAACGAGTGAAAATCTAGCGCAATGGATCTGGTCTCGACTGAGGCCCCGCCTCCCTGAGTTGGACTACGTCGAAATTCGTGAAACTTGCGATTTTGGCTGCATTTACAGAGGGGTTTGA
- a CDS encoding putative hydrolase or acyltransferase of alpha/beta superfamily (PFAM: alpha/beta hydrolase fold): protein MAENLHVKVSGEGASNLLLLHGLFGSANNLGQLARAFKEDHRVFSVDLPDHGKSAWLTYASVEAYSEAVATWLRNNDIKQCRVIGHSLGGKVAMQLALDYPSLVERLVVLDIAPVSYPSRHDNVFSALRAVLAEQVTSRVEAKAVMAPLLDEPRVADFLLTSARIGEDGSIEWRFNLEGLQSGYVKILGAVSPAKGVTEVFSGPLLVLRGELSDYVSDDHGAQFSFLFSKVDVVTVSGAGHWLHQEEAEVVQKAVRQFFDAAE from the coding sequence GTGGCAGAGAATTTACATGTAAAGGTGTCAGGAGAGGGTGCCTCGAATCTCTTGCTTTTGCATGGCTTATTCGGTTCGGCAAATAACTTGGGGCAGTTAGCGCGAGCATTTAAAGAGGACCATCGAGTATTCAGTGTGGATTTGCCCGATCATGGTAAGTCAGCATGGCTGACTTACGCGTCGGTCGAGGCTTACTCGGAAGCTGTAGCTACATGGTTGCGCAATAACGACATCAAGCAGTGCAGAGTTATAGGGCACTCGCTCGGTGGTAAGGTTGCGATGCAATTAGCACTCGATTATCCCTCGTTAGTGGAGCGCTTAGTTGTTCTGGATATTGCCCCTGTGTCTTACCCGAGTCGTCACGACAATGTCTTTAGTGCGCTAAGAGCTGTACTGGCCGAGCAGGTCACTTCGCGAGTGGAGGCAAAGGCGGTCATGGCACCCCTTTTAGATGAGCCTCGAGTCGCGGACTTCTTACTGACCAGTGCGCGGATAGGTGAGGACGGGAGCATTGAATGGCGTTTTAATTTGGAAGGCTTGCAGTCCGGGTATGTGAAGATCTTGGGTGCAGTATCGCCTGCGAAGGGAGTCACTGAAGTGTTTTCGGGGCCCTTGCTAGTGTTACGTGGCGAGCTCTCCGATTACGTTTCTGATGACCATGGAGCCCAATTTTCCTTCCTTTTTTCAAAGGTTGACGTGGTCACTGTAAGCGGGGCTGGACATTGGTTGCACCAAGAAGAGGCAGAGGTTGTCCAGAAAGCGGTGCGACAGTTTTTTGACGCCGCTGAGTGA
- a CDS encoding nitroreductase (PFAM: Nitroreductase family) gives MTNHDVLTTLTERVSHGSLETPGPSADEIELMTHAALRAPDHALLRPWRFVAVEGDRREALGVVLHESLRLRGVTDEAQLAKALKAPLRAPLVVAVMLDYKAHPKVDRTEQVGSAAAATYAMSLAANALGYGAMWRTGQYATDPHVVEALGGSAHDEVIGFLYVGTRKGPSKKLPELDPRDFLTHF, from the coding sequence ATGACAAATCATGACGTTTTAACCACGCTCACCGAGCGCGTTTCACACGGTAGCTTAGAAACTCCCGGACCTAGTGCCGATGAGATCGAGCTTATGACGCACGCTGCGCTTCGTGCGCCTGACCACGCGCTCCTGAGGCCTTGGCGTTTTGTTGCTGTTGAAGGCGATCGTCGTGAGGCTCTCGGTGTCGTCCTTCACGAGAGCTTGCGCTTACGAGGTGTGACCGACGAGGCACAGTTGGCTAAGGCTCTGAAGGCACCATTGCGGGCGCCGTTGGTGGTGGCGGTGATGTTGGACTATAAAGCTCACCCTAAAGTCGATCGTACCGAGCAGGTCGGTTCTGCAGCAGCTGCAACCTATGCCATGTCTCTGGCCGCCAACGCACTAGGTTATGGGGCGATGTGGCGCACGGGACAATACGCAACGGATCCACACGTTGTCGAAGCGCTGGGTGGAAGCGCGCATGACGAAGTTATTGGCTTCCTCTACGTGGGTACTCGAAAAGGACCATCAAAAAAACTTCCTGAGCTTGACCCAAGAGATTTCCTGACGCACTTTTAG
- a CDS encoding 3-oxoacyl-(acyl-carrier-protein) synthase (PFAM: Beta-ketoacyl synthase, N-terminal domain; Beta-ketoacyl synthase, C-terminal domain), with the protein MPNLPVIVASGGINTAGRSSQRHAHNRLVINSIDAESRNRTIKALGVMMDSDIEDEILARTLVRRIEHQHFDPSSVAINHRYRIDDVHGVVNLSPDGFTTSRAQNALRGLSSGDTVLVPTQREFEVSVAGQLPMGFDPGALYTSRNHPRGLQMSIYAMSDALADLGLDWDQLAGSLPPDAVSVYVSSSMGQLDDAATGGMMTAGHRGERVSAKNCPLGFAEMPGDFINAYVLKSLGHTGPALGACATFLYNLQRGVDDIKSGRARIAVVGASEAPIIPELMDGYVAMGALATDKELRQLQGVGEEGLIHYRSACRPFGENCGFVMGESAQIMILMDDTLALEQGAQILGAVPFVSVHADGAKKSIPGPGAGNYLTMARAAQAARDILDEASFKRDGLVMAHGTGTPQNRSSESAIFSTVAQALSVDDWRVSAIKSHTGHSLGAAAGDQMAALLGIWESGWVPGIGSIDKLADDVVTDRLSFALRDVETADCAYALVNSKGFGGNNATATVLSPGVSRALVEKRHSAGAISNWQHANEAVDRSRNDIESARLCGDWQPMYRFNDGVLADEDVRVEAGQLVIGDLMIDTNERVVYDDWTIKS; encoded by the coding sequence ATGCCCAATCTACCTGTCATCGTTGCATCCGGGGGTATCAACACTGCAGGGCGCTCATCGCAGCGTCATGCGCACAACCGTCTCGTCATCAACTCGATTGACGCTGAATCGAGGAACCGGACGATTAAGGCGCTTGGCGTCATGATGGACTCGGACATTGAGGATGAGATCTTAGCGAGAACGCTCGTTCGCAGAATCGAGCACCAACATTTCGATCCATCCTCCGTCGCGATCAACCATCGTTACCGAATTGATGACGTTCACGGGGTGGTCAATTTATCCCCCGATGGCTTCACGACGTCTCGTGCCCAGAACGCACTGCGCGGGCTGTCGTCGGGTGATACGGTGCTCGTGCCTACCCAACGTGAGTTTGAAGTCAGCGTAGCGGGTCAATTACCGATGGGATTTGATCCGGGCGCGCTTTACACGTCACGAAATCATCCTCGTGGTTTACAGATGTCGATCTATGCAATGTCGGATGCGCTTGCGGACTTGGGGTTGGACTGGGATCAACTCGCGGGCTCGCTGCCGCCCGATGCCGTGAGTGTCTACGTTTCCAGTTCGATGGGGCAGCTTGATGATGCAGCCACCGGCGGAATGATGACAGCAGGGCACCGTGGAGAGCGCGTGAGTGCCAAGAATTGCCCTTTAGGTTTTGCTGAGATGCCCGGCGACTTTATCAACGCCTATGTTCTGAAGTCCTTGGGCCACACCGGTCCCGCCTTGGGTGCTTGCGCGACGTTTCTCTATAACCTTCAACGTGGCGTCGATGACATTAAGTCGGGTCGCGCTCGTATCGCAGTAGTGGGCGCCTCGGAGGCGCCAATTATTCCCGAGCTTATGGACGGTTATGTGGCGATGGGTGCGCTGGCTACCGATAAAGAGCTCAGGCAGCTGCAAGGGGTCGGAGAGGAGGGTCTCATCCATTACCGATCCGCGTGTCGCCCGTTTGGAGAAAACTGTGGGTTTGTGATGGGCGAGTCAGCGCAGATTATGATCCTCATGGATGACACACTGGCCCTCGAGCAGGGAGCACAGATTCTGGGTGCTGTGCCTTTTGTGTCGGTACATGCGGATGGCGCTAAAAAGTCCATTCCCGGTCCCGGCGCCGGTAATTACTTGACGATGGCGCGTGCTGCACAGGCGGCGCGTGATATTCTCGACGAGGCTTCGTTTAAACGCGATGGCTTGGTCATGGCGCACGGTACGGGGACGCCCCAAAATCGCAGCTCAGAGTCTGCGATATTCAGTACGGTCGCACAGGCACTATCAGTTGATGATTGGCGTGTCTCAGCAATCAAAAGCCACACGGGCCATTCCTTAGGTGCTGCCGCAGGCGATCAGATGGCTGCGCTTTTGGGTATTTGGGAGTCAGGTTGGGTGCCGGGCATCGGATCGATCGATAAGCTGGCCGATGATGTTGTGACCGATCGCTTGAGCTTCGCCCTGAGAGATGTCGAGACCGCAGACTGCGCCTATGCACTCGTAAACAGTAAAGGCTTCGGTGGCAACAACGCCACGGCGACGGTGTTGAGCCCTGGCGTTTCGAGGGCCTTAGTTGAAAAACGTCATTCGGCGGGCGCAATTTCTAATTGGCAGCATGCTAATGAGGCCGTTGATCGAAGTCGCAACGATATCGAAAGTGCGCGTCTGTGTGGTGATTGGCAGCCAATGTATCGTTTCAACGACGGTGTGTTAGCTGATGAGGATGTCCGTGTAGAGGCAGGTCAGCTGGTGATCGGCGATCTTATGATCGATACAAATGAGCGTGTCGTCTATGACGACTGGACCATCAAGAGCTGA
- a CDS encoding transcriptional regulator containing an amidase domain and an AraC-type DNA-binding HTH domain (PFAM: DJ-1/PfpI family; Bacterial regulatory helix-turn-helix proteins, AraC family): protein MKKPTEKFRIPRIAALIHSDALASSVTLPMELSMAAAQTAGQLIPNENNVLLVSENGGQVTTSGGLKVETQAIETVGRLDLLVISAIWRDPKRVLKRHPSLVPFIRRVAQSGTAIAAVGTGSFLLAETGLLNRKAATTHWFWFDEFAKRYPEVDLRRDQLIVQSNNLYCAGSVNSISDLLVFLMGSFYNPEVARRIENQFSPEIRQRFRTTQLGSHTLQDHYDEVVMDLQLFMREKLRAPVSMEDFARRYALSERTLSRRFQRATGTTPWQFLLSLRMSEAASLLRSTSLSVTQVAAEVGITDSAHFARQFKKANQLTPSEYRKAVRGKMFSAN, encoded by the coding sequence ATGAAAAAACCGACGGAAAAATTTCGCATACCCCGTATTGCAGCGCTCATCCATAGCGACGCACTGGCAAGTTCGGTGACCTTGCCCATGGAACTCTCAATGGCAGCAGCGCAAACGGCGGGGCAACTGATCCCTAATGAAAACAACGTTCTACTCGTCTCTGAAAATGGTGGTCAGGTCACAACAAGTGGCGGCCTAAAGGTGGAAACGCAAGCCATTGAGACAGTCGGTAGACTTGATTTACTTGTCATCTCGGCGATCTGGAGAGATCCCAAGCGCGTCCTCAAGAGACACCCCTCGTTAGTTCCGTTTATTCGAAGGGTAGCGCAGTCAGGTACTGCAATCGCAGCGGTAGGGACGGGAAGTTTTCTTCTCGCCGAAACGGGTCTTTTAAATCGGAAAGCAGCGACAACGCACTGGTTCTGGTTTGATGAATTCGCGAAGCGCTATCCTGAAGTTGATCTGCGTCGCGACCAGCTAATCGTTCAATCAAACAACCTTTATTGCGCGGGTAGCGTGAACTCGATCAGTGACCTCTTGGTATTCCTCATGGGCAGCTTTTATAACCCGGAGGTGGCAAGACGCATCGAGAACCAATTCTCACCTGAGATACGTCAGCGTTTTCGCACGACCCAGTTGGGTTCCCATACATTGCAAGACCACTACGACGAAGTCGTCATGGACTTGCAGTTGTTCATGCGCGAAAAGCTCCGCGCTCCCGTCTCGATGGAAGATTTTGCACGCCGATACGCTCTTTCTGAGCGCACCCTTTCTAGGCGGTTCCAGCGAGCCACCGGAACAACTCCCTGGCAATTTCTATTGAGTCTGAGAATGAGCGAAGCAGCATCACTTCTCAGAAGTACAAGTCTCTCAGTCACTCAGGTGGCAGCTGAAGTCGGTATCACTGATTCGGCGCATTTCGCGAGACAATTCAAGAAGGCAAATCAACTGACACCTTCCGAGTATCGAAAAGCGGTCCGAGGGAAAATGTTTTCCGCCAATTGA